A genomic window from Macaca thibetana thibetana isolate TM-01 chromosome 16, ASM2454274v1, whole genome shotgun sequence includes:
- the LOC126938368 gene encoding ATP synthase subunit f, mitochondrial-like, which translates to MKMASVVPVKDETLLEVKLGELPRWILMWDFSPSGTAGAFRRGYYWYYNKYINMKKGSISGFTTVLAAYMLFIYCLSYNELKHEWLRKYPEEDTLCTPPTTFLARAPP; encoded by the coding sequence atgaagatgGCGTCAGTTGTACCAGTGAAGGATGAGACACTTCTGGAGGTCAAACTAGGGGAGCTGCCAAGGTGGATCTTGATGTGGGACTTCAGCCCTAGTGGCACTGCTGGAGCGTTTCGAAGAGGTTACTACTGGTACTACAACAAGTACATCAACATGAAGAAGGGGAGCATCTCAGGGTTTACCACGGTGCTGGCAGCCTACATGCTCTTCATCTACTGCCTTTCCTACAATGAGCTCAAGCACGAGTGGCTACGCAAGTACCCTGAAGAAGACACACTCTGTACTCCCCCAACAACCTTCTTGGCCAGAGCCCCTCCATAA